In a single window of the Podospora pseudocomata strain CBS 415.72m chromosome 2 map unlocalized CBS415.72m_2, whole genome shotgun sequence genome:
- a CDS encoding uncharacterized protein (COG:S; EggNog:ENOG503NVSA) yields the protein MDFWSRLLAHTPLSSASSRKDFAKDPARRLHRFEKEYSQLLHTWRHSSNLAHDDEAAEQIEIRLQELTSLLSDESRRPLPHPCISFAAAKQVYIPVAKIATSSYNEWIIKEAVLFFATLIESEEEAFVENDNFSGSLTNLLVRITGANSIRLSAEIEARIVELAFNITTKIRLNPEILPAWFKSHHHGPHDAKHVDDHDKFTGKTQKQDFPLFYLLMDYIHHEGKVGDFARTGLLYIIEAASSSVLLEQWIVESDLSTLMATGLGALYSQLSRKLVIDHPSNEVPPCLALSDYEHPKSNYEIVSSCSPEFLSHVDTFLSHLLFWQDVLNHCKSVEVKSTLLEHFQVIFLQQLLYPSLLESSDVDGGSSVAVLTYLRRILESVDHPDMINLILHYLLALPDVVSPAPADSGDIVSAARKRKSLDLATMMASKSEEAADPLLFNLVDLIRACLRSQNHQTVHVTLQLVSTILKRHHRYAVTTLLDTEGVLDESHHRTAGAQAQEIDYLMALAGTIGGDDIFNELYENLLRDTLGRVENHPCSTPLITPKTSTNNHQLPAVPDSLPSAPRSVRSHTLRPEDPLLNIMLDRLETFFTNPVETNLCLTEAVIDLAVCGYMHLEGWFLRSPQSYHFDEDDEEDEELPLPDPSLDPESQEYAEYVQMQQLKECRRRPKWNQSSLPRLLKVLQLLCDQVEAYREQVPRFDDLLQQRREAFQIADHAPPIPTPSRARTPSSQAPTVAGTPSIEKGMFDEARNPSRERPSGLEVFAQRILSELGTPSRSGSPRGRKETRRVASERVVPMNDATLLRTPIPNRSFSPTSVASAPAPISWDNRGDILNSQAKAFQAIDQSILARRIGIPEVKPPVDPITLSYDRKPATVSADSAEGGEDASDDAEGEGEGGGEDALLAPSEDGETDAGTVVEEKTVSVSHVLTNVVLLQSFLFEMASVVQVRAGLFDEVRYT from the exons ATGGATTTT TGGTCGCGCCTCCTAGCACACACGCCGCTGTCGTCGGCAAGCTCCCGGAAGGACTTCGCAAAGGATCCTGCCCGTCGCCTACACCGTTTCGAGAAGGAATACAGTCAGCTATTG CACACATGGCGtcactcctccaacctcgcccacgATGATGAAGCCGCCGAACAAATCGAGATCAGACTCCAAGAATTGACAAGTCTCCTCAGTGACGAGTCCAGACGtcccctcccacatccaTGTATTTCCTTTGCTGCTGCAAAGCAAGTTTATATCCCGGTGGCCAAAATCGCCACCAGCTCCTACAACGAATGGATCATCAAGGAGGCAGTGCTCTTCTTCGCGACGCTGATCGaaagcgaggaggaagcctTTGTGGAGAACGACAACTTCTCCGGCAGCTTGACGAACCTGCTGGTGCGCATAACTGGCGCAAACAGCATACGCCTCAGTGCCGAGATTGAGGCCCGTATCGTTGAACTGGCTTTCAACATCACGACTAAGATCCGTCTGAATCCCGAGATACTGCCCGCCTGGTTCAagtcccaccaccacggtCCACATGATGCCAAACATGTTGACGACCATGATAAGTTCACGGGGAAGACCCAAAAACAGGACTTCCCCCTCTTTTATCTGTTGATGGACTACATCCATCATGAGGGCAAGGTGGGTGACTTTGCCAGGACCGGTCTGCTTTATATCATCGAAGCGGCATCAAGCTCGGTTCTGCTCGAACAGTGGATTGTCGAGAGCGATTTGTCAACGCTCATGGCCACGGGATTGGGCGCTCTGTATAGTCAACTGAGCCGCAAGCTCGTGATCGACCACCCAAGCAACGAAGTGCCCCCTTGTCTTGCATTATCTGACTACGAACATCCGAAATCAAACTACGAGATTGTGAGCTCCTGCTCACCCGAGTTTTTATCTCATGTGGACACATTTCTCTCCCATCTGCTCTTCTGGCAGGATGTTCTGAATCATTGTAAGTCTGTCGAAGTCAAATCGACCTTGTTGGAGCACTTCCAAGTCATCTTTCTGCAGCAACTTTT ATACCCTTCGCTGCTTGAGTCTTCCGATGTGGACGGTGGCTCGTCGGTGGCCGTCTTGACTTATCTTCGCCGCATTTTGGAATCTGTTGATCATCCCGACATGATCAACCTCATTCTTCATTACCTTCTTGCTTTACCCGACGTTGTATCGCCCGCACCTGCTGATTCTGGCGACATTGTCAGCGCTGCTCGGAAACGGAAATCACTGGACCTGGCTACCATGATGGCCTCCAAAAGCGAGGAGGCAGCTGACCCCTTGCTCTTCAACCTTGTTGACCTTATACGCGCCTGTCTCCGTTCTCAGAATCATCAAACTGTTCATGTGACTCTCCAACTTGTATCGACGATTCTTAAGAGACATCACCGATACGCAGTCACCACACTCCTCGACACAGAAGGTGTGCTCGATGAGTCTCACCACCGAACAGCCGGAGCCCAGGCGCAAGAAATTGACTATCTGATGGCATTGGCTGGTACCATTGGCGGCGATGACATTTTTAACGAGCTCTACGAGAACCTACTCAGGGACACATTGGGACGTGTAGAAAACCACCCCTGCTCAACGCCGTTGATCACGCCCAAGACTTCAACAAATAACCACCAATTACCCGCCGTGCCAGACAGTCTTCCCAGTGCACCTCGGAGCGTCCGATCACATACCCTTCGCCCAGAAGACCCTCTACTAAACATAATGCTTGACCGGCTGGAAACGTTTTTCACCAACCCGGTAGAAACCAACCTATGCCTGACGGAAGCCGTTATCGACCTTGCTGTGTGCGGCTACATGCATCTAGAAGGGTGGTTCTTGAGAAGCCCACAAAGCTACCAtttcgacgaggatgacgaggaagacgaggagctgCCTCTTCCTGACCCGTCCCTGGATCCCGAGTCCCAGGAATACGCCGAATACGTCCAAATgcagcagctgaaggagTGCCGGCGGCGTCCCAAGTGGAACCAGTCAAGCCTTCCCCGCTTGCTCAAggttctccagcttctttgCGACCAGGTTGAGGCATACCGGGAGCAAGTTCCACGATTTGATGACCTGCTTCAGCAACGCCGAGAGGCTTTCCAGATTGCTGATCACGCTCCTCCTATTCCTACCCCGTCCCGGGCTAGAACCCCGTCTTCCCAAGCACCGACAGTCGCGGGCACACCGTCCATTGAAAAGGGCATGTTTGACGAGGCTCGCAACCCATCTAGGGAGCGACCTTCTGGCCTCGAGGTGTTTGCCCAGCGCATATTGTCTGAGCTCGGTACACCCAGTCGCTCGGGCAGTCCCCGTGGCAGGAAGGAGACCAGACGGGTGGCTTCAGAACGGGTTGTACCGATGAACGATGCCACGCTTCTCCGGACACCTATCCCCAACCGGTCCTTCTCGCCCACCAGCGTAGCAAGTGCCCCAGCGCCTATATCGTGGGATAACCGGGGCGATATCCTCAACTCGCAAGCCAAGGCTTTCCAGGCGATTGATCAGAGTAtcttggcgaggaggattggaATCCCGGAGGTCAAGCCGCCAGTGGATCCAATTACATTGAGCTATGATAGGAAACCAGCTACTGTCTCGGCCGACTCtgcggagggcggggaggatgcATCTGATGACGCTGaaggtgaaggtgaaggaggcggggaggatgcATTGTTGGCACCGTCTGAGGACGGGGAGACGGATGCGGGGACCGTcgtggaggagaagacgGTGTCGGTATCACATGTGCTGACGAatgtggtgctgctgcagaGCTTTTTGTTTGAGATGGCGAGCGTGGTGCAGGTGAGGGCTGGGTTGTTTGATGAGGTGAGGTATACTTGA
- a CDS encoding uncharacterized protein (EggNog:ENOG503P0Y5; COG:G): MGFFTRSKKAKKDTPKPPSKHQSSRASGQRQLPPPPPSATPASPHLQHGRPYLPSSPQFQPAGLLPPPSGWEPYQLPYPSPPIIVNQHHYYLGPPPPLPPRDDHSSRSQPSGSNHKLNLDSAVDLAKNLCQEAGITKMFDSALSQSPLSSYGAELVDQSNALLNQVSNQFNDVLTMIDRDHYSSHEKEILAWQPQQPPQSQELVRVSDSSLSEKSMHKPTKRSHKRDHPKGQTTAAATVVSGSIFSKVELYANSRLPMNLQPLKLYIPTYPLLCLAAQYSERVYDKPEGAESDAHVDADWRAGTKAMVIKSMPMDYMNTIVFSIRGTATFMDWTVNLKTDPASPSGFLDDPHNLCHSGFLSVARKMVIPVARRLRQLLEEDPNRASYSLLITGHSAGGAVASLLYMHMLSTSKAAESELNIVAGFFKRIHCITFGTPPISLRPLTKPEDYERRPQLRKSLFLSFVNEGDPVARADTAYVKSLLELFVAPAPPAIISSRDAANKKVRTKEKAPSKSSKSSSGPIWKVPPNRLSSAGRIVVLRSGDPKARSKGKKKTVEERLNEGVVAQITSDEQLRGVIWGDPVAHVMRLYAGRIETLAVGAVTGRGY, from the exons ATGGGCTTCTTTACGCGCTCCAAGAAAGCGAAGAAGGACACCCCAAAGCCCCCATCTAAACATCAGTCCAGTCGAGCCTCTGGTCAACGCCAAttacctccccctcctccatcagcaacaccGGCCTCACCACACTTGCAACATGGCCGGCCATAccttccatcatctcctcaaTTCCAGCCCGCTGGCTTgctccctccaccttctgGCTGGGAACCTTATCAGCTACCAtacccatcccctcccatcatTGTGAATCAACATCACTATTATCTTGGTCCGCCACCGCCATTACCACCTCGCGACGACCATTCATCCCGATCTCAACCAAGTGGTAGTAATCACAAGCTCAACCTCGACTCGGCTGTCGATTTGGCAAAGAACCTCTGCCAAGAGGCTGGGATCACCAAGATGTTTGACAGTGCTCTTTCACAATCTCCATTATCTAGCTACGGGGCCGAGCTGGTTGACCAGAGCAATGCCCTCTTGAACCAAGTTTCCAACCAGTTCAATGATGTCTTGACCATGATTGATCGAGACCATTACTCGAGCCACGAAAAGGAGATTCTCGCTTGGCAGCCACAGCAACCACCTCAGTCGCAGGAGCTTGTACGGGTTTCAGACTCCTCGCTGAGCGAGAAGAGCATGCACAAACCAACCAAAAGAAGTCACAAAAGGGATCACCCCAAGGGACAGacaacagcggcagcaacagtTGTCTCGGGAAGCATTTTCTCCAAGGTGGAACTGTATGCGAACTCGAGGCTGCCTATGAACCTGCAGCCTCTCAAGTT ATACATTCCCACCTACCCCTTACTATGCTTGGCAGCACAGTACTCTGAACGTGTCTACGACAAGCCTGAGGGCGCCGAGAGCGATGCCCACGTCGATGCGGATTGGCGAGCTGGTACAAAAGCCATGGTCATCAAGTCAATGCCGATGGATTACATGAACACAATTGTCTTTTCCATTCGTGGTACGGCAACGTTTATGGATTGGACGGTCAATCTTAAGACCGATCCAGCGTCTCCATCTGGCTTTTTG GATGACCCTCACAACCTTTGCCACTCCGGCTTCCTTTCGGTCGCTCGCAAGATGGTGATTCCTGtcgcccgccgcctccggcAGCTGCTTGAGGAGGACCCAAACCGTGCTTCTTACTCGCTCTTGATCACGGGTCACAGCGCAGGAGGAGCTGTCGCTTCCCTCCTCTACATGCACATGTTGTCCACTTCCAAGGCTGCAGAGAGTGAGTTGAACATCGTCGCCGGGTTCTTCAAGCGCATTCACTGCATCACCTTTGGGACACCGCCGATCAGCCTTCGACCGCTTACCAAGCCCGAGGACTACGAGCGTCGCCCTCAGCTCAGAAAGAGCTTGTTTCTCAGCTTTGTCAACGAAGGTGACCCGGTGGCGAGAGCAGACACGGCCTATGTCAAGAGTTTATTGGAGCTTTTCGTTGCCCCTGCGCCGCCTGCCATCATCAGCTCTCGAGATGCTGCGAATAAGAAGGTCCGCACGAAAGAGAAGGCTCCCAGCAAGAGCTCGAAATCCTCTTCTGGTCCGATCTGGAAGGTGCCGCCCAACAGACTGAGCAGTGCCGGCCGAATTGTGGTATTGAGGTCCGGGGATCCAAAAGCCAGGtcaaagggaaagaaaaagacggtAGAGGAGCGTCTGAACGAGGGTGTGGTTGCTCAAATCACGTCTGATGAGCAACTACGGGGTGTAATCTGGGGTGATCCTGTCGCTCACGTCATGAGACTGTATGCTGGCAGGATCGAGACGCTTGCTGTCGGTGCTGTCACCGGGCGAGGATACTGA
- the HRT2 gene encoding Hairy/enhancer-of-split with YRPW motif protein 2 (EggNog:ENOG503NVVV; COG:S), which yields MDLDPKIPQYSTGDPNSFGWQTGRRRWPIIITQAIDDAYRAVAHCPDPEKQTEGKRIVEALTKLKYEVQHDRALTPLPDDGYPDITTYNAELKQLNSPTWLKSPWLYTECYLFRRIATSFALSSHWKNYDVFARQKTSTFRSSRPAVLELAARYKDLMSQLQNHPDQPREAQELLFAEMAEICLWGNATDLSLLTSLTYEDIQALQGSEARKKAEANILVNDLPSCFTHLLEAKQSGKKERRVDIVLDNAGFELFVDLVLAGYLLSAGLATHVVLHPKSIPWFVSDVLPSDFAALLNALAAPRWFYETPSGEEELQGKTPEKLSDKEVEELGFLFQEWSRFHAEGQLVLRPNRVWTGPGSFWRLPKEAPELVEDLKGSEVVIFKGDLNYRKLVGDAAWDPTTPFTEAIGPLGPGSGLNILALRTCKADVVVGLPPGKDEELKALEDGGGDSGARKWAWNGKWAVVSFSKGS from the exons ATGGATCTAGACCCAAAGATTC CGCAATACTCAACCGGCGACCCCAACTCCTTTGGTTGGCAAAccggaagaagaagatggcccatcatcatc ACCCAAGCCATAGACGACGCCTACCGCGCAGTAGCCCACTGCCCCGACCCCGAAAAGCAAACCGAAGGTAAGCGCATCGTCGAAGCGCTCACCAAACTTAAATACGAAGTCCAGCACGACCgcgccctcacccccctccccgacgaTGGCTATCCCGATATAACTACCTACAACGCCGAGCTCAAACAGCTCAACTCCCCAACCTGGCTGAAATCCCCCTGGCTCTACACCGAATGCTACCTCTTCCGGCGCATTgccacctccttcgccctGTCCAGCCACTGGAAAAACTACGATGTATTCGCCCGCCAAaaaacctccaccttccGCTCCTCCCGACCCGCCGTCCTCGAGCTCGCCGCCAGATACAAGGACTTGATGTCCCAgctccaaaaccaccccgaCCAGCCCCGCGAGGCGCAGGAGTTGCTCTTCGCCGAAATGGCCGAGATCTGCCTCTGGGGCAACGCCACTGACCTATCTCTGCTCACGTCCCTCACGTACGAAGACATCCAAGCCCTCCAAGGGAGCGAAGCCCGCAAGAAGGCAGAGGCCAACATCCTGGTCAACGACCTTCCGTCTTGCTTCACCCATCTTCTCGAAGCGAAACAATCCGGCAAAAAAGAACGTCGGGTCGACATCGTCCTCGACAATGCTGGCTTTGAGCTGTTTGTTGATCTCGTCTTGGCTGGGTACCTCCTCTCTGCTGGATTGGCCACACATGTCGTCTTACATCCAAAGTCAATCCCCTGGTTTGTCTCCGATGTTTTGCCGTCCGACTTTGCTGCTTTGTTGAACGCGCTGGCGGCGCCGAGGTGGTTTTACGAGACGCcctctggggaggaggagctacAGGGGAAGACGCCAGAGAAGTTATCTGacaaggaggtggaggagttggggttcTTGTTCCAGGAGTGGAGCAGGTTCCATGCTGAGGGGCAGTTGGTCTTGAGGCCAAACAGAGTGTGGACCGGACCGGGTAGCTTCTGGAGACTGCCCAAGGAGGCGCcagagttggtggaggactTGAAGGGGAGCGAGGTGGTGATTTTTAAGGGGGATTTGAACTACAGGAAGCTGGTTGGAGAT GCTGCCTGGGATCCTACTACCCCTTTCACAGAAGCCATCGGTCCTCTTGGTCCTGGCTCTGGGCTCAACATCCTCGCTCTGAGAACGTGCAAGGCCGATGTCGTTGTTGGTCTTCCTCCCGGAAAagacgaggagctcaaggcgctcgaggatggcggtggtgactCTGGAGCGCGCAAGTGGGCTTGGAACGGAAAGTGGGCTGTtgtctccttctccaaggGGTCATGA